TCTCGTCCTCGGCGCCATCGGAGCCGGAATCGGCCTACTCCAGTGGCGACGGGCCTGTCTGGCGGTCCTCAGACGGCTCGAGTCGCTCCCGGTCGTCGGCGAGTACGCGACCGAACTCGAGCAGTTCTACGAGAGCGCGTACCGCCTGTTCCGGCTCCGACCACTGGTCGTCTCGACGCTGTTCAGCCTCGCGGCGTGGGGGTTAGAGGGCGTCGCGCTCTGGCTGGTACTCGACGGGTTCGGCGTCGAAGCCGGACTCGTGATCGGTCTGTTCGTCTTCGGCCTCGGATCGGTCGTCGGCGCGGTGTCGATGCTCCCCGGCGGACTCGCGGCGGCGGAGGCGTCGATGGTCGGCGTGCTGGTCACGTTCGGCTACCCCGAAGCCGTCGCGGCCGCTGCGACGGTCGTGATCCGCGTGGGGACGCTGTGGTACGCCGCGGCGCTCGGCACGGCCGTGTTTCTCACGTACAAGGCGACTCGTACGCCCCAAAAAGAGTGATCGGCGATTCGATTCAGCCAGACGAGACTCAAGAGAGCAACAGTCCAGAAGCGTCCGAAAAGATCAGCCGAGGACGTACTCGAGGGCGGGGTAGCGCTCGATGAGCGTCTGGCCGCCGAGGTCGTAGTTCTCGATGAGTCGGTCCAGGCCGAGGATCCGGCCGGCGCCGAAGGCGGCGACGGCGAGGAACACGAGCATGTACGCGAAGTCACCGTTGATGACGCCGTGCGCGATGTCCCAGTTTCCGAAGTAGAACATGAGCATCATCAGCGCGCCGAAGAACGCCGCGAGGCGGACAAACGCACCGACGAGCAGTCCGAGGCCGATGAACAGCTCGCCCCACGGGACGGCGACGTTCGCGAACTCGACGAACCACGGCGTCGCGGCCATCCAGGTGAACGCGTCCGCCAGCGGGTTGCCGTTGGTCGCCGCGACGTTGGCCAGGTAGCCCCCGGCGCTGAACGGTTCGGCCGCGGTGATCTTGGTGAAACCGGAGTACGCGAAGGCCCAACCCATCATGAGTCGAAGCGAGAGGACGAACCACGCCGACAGGCTGTGGGCGCGGCCGCCGACCGTGTAGCCGCCGATCGTGCTCTCGAAGGTGTTGCGAGCGTCTGGGGAGATTGCGGATGTAGTCATGGTATCGGAAACGAACTTCCTACTTCTATAGAGGTTTGATAACTATATAAAAATATTTGAACACGTGATAGCATGGTTTCTCATAAGTTATACAGATCCTATCCTCGCCGATCGCTTCGCTCGTGTCGTTGTTCCCGTCGCCACGAAAACCGGAGAGGTCGCGAATTCCGCCGTCAGAGACCGAAATAAGCGTCGCGATCGACGACGGTGTATCCTTGAACTGCGAGCGCATCCTCACGGTACCGTTCCGCGAGGAATTGTTGGGGAACGCGTCGCAGTCCGAAGCGCCGGTTCGAGGTATACTCGACGTCGACGATCGTGTGGTCGGTTTCGTCACTGATCGTCGACGTGTACGTCGCCCACGGTTGGTCGTTCACCACGAGCTCTGACTCGACTCGGTACGTTCCGTCCGGTGCAGTCTCCGTCTCCGTCCGAACAGTCACATCGGCGGAGCGGAGGCCGAATAGATACGAGGTCCGGTAGACTGCCGTGCGCTCTCTCGTAATGACCTCGTCTGCGACGCCCCATTGAAAGGCGAGTACGGGCGGCGTCGGACCGCTGAACTTCTCAAGGACCGTTTCCGGACCGTCGTCGGTCCGGAGTCGAACCGTCCCGCGAGACCGAAGAATCGGAGCGCGTGCGATGACGAGCGATACGGCTCCGACGACGATCGCCGGCAGTAGTGAGGTGAGCAGGAACGTCCCGACGTACAGCGATACGACGAGCGCGACGACGAGCGCATTGAGGAACCGCTCGCGTCTGAGATATCGCTTCGCGACGGTGAGAGCCTCGGTCGGTCGTTCGATAGCGTTCGCAGCGGGCATTGCGGAAATCGTCTCTCAGTGGATAATTAGTTCCGTTGAAATCTTCTCCTTCAGATGGGTTCCGAAGCGAAATACCCGTTCG
This genomic interval from Haloterrigena sp. KLK7 contains the following:
- a CDS encoding lysylphosphatidylglycerol synthase transmembrane domain-containing protein, coding for MTTSGEAGGIGGTVVDRCRRVVRDHGVWLTALLSVAVFLGLAAYADVGDVTSALATLRWRTFGAVIGLTTVGYGFRFAKWHYYLRRLEVDVPLDASAITFFSGLMMVVTPGKAGEVWKAWFLRDKRGVPASKTTSVVGAERITDLIALSAMAALGLLVYSRSSLPIALVLGAIGAGIGLLQWRRACLAVLRRLESLPVVGEYATELEQFYESAYRLFRLRPLVVSTLFSLAAWGLEGVALWLVLDGFGVEAGLVIGLFVFGLGSVVGAVSMLPGGLAAAEASMVGVLVTFGYPEAVAAAATVVIRVGTLWYAAALGTAVFLTYKATRTPQKE
- a CDS encoding DoxX family protein codes for the protein MTTSAISPDARNTFESTIGGYTVGGRAHSLSAWFVLSLRLMMGWAFAYSGFTKITAAEPFSAGGYLANVAATNGNPLADAFTWMAATPWFVEFANVAVPWGELFIGLGLLVGAFVRLAAFFGALMMLMFYFGNWDIAHGVINGDFAYMLVFLAVAAFGAGRILGLDRLIENYDLGGQTLIERYPALEYVLG